The Mangifera indica cultivar Alphonso unplaced genomic scaffold, CATAS_Mindica_2.1 Un_0098, whole genome shotgun sequence genome segment tattatcaaatttttcagAAGCCCAAAGGCCTTCCCCTAGACTAGACCCGCAgtcatcaaatcaatttaaagccAGGAAGTGGTCCTATCTCTGTGAGGCCCTACCGATACCCATATTgccaaaagaaagaaatagaaaagttGGGAGAAGAAATGCTAGAAAATGGGATAATCAAACCTAGCACTAGTCCATACTTATCCCCGGTACTATTGGTCAAAAAGAAGGATGGGTCCTGGTGATTTTGTATGGATTATAGAGCCCTCAATTTAGCTACTATCAAGGACAAGTTTCCCATACCGGTGATTGACAAACTACTGGACGAACTAGATGAAGCTAAATATTTTTCCAAACTAGACTTACGAGTTGGGTACCATCAGATACCGATGCATCCTGTAGATGTGGAAAAGACGACATTCCGCACATATGATGGGCACTATGAATTTTTGGTAATGTCTTTTGGACTCTCTAATGTGCTTTCCACTTTTCAAGCATTAATGAATGACATTTTTCGACCCTATTTGCAAAAATTTATCCTAGTAttttttgatgatatcttgatatatagCTCCACTTAGGAATCACATTTATAGCATTTACAAATAGTGTTCTCAATTTTAGCTGAGCAACAACTTTAtgtcaaaaaggaaaaatgttgttttggaACTATAGAAGTACAGTATTTAGGACACATCATCAAGGAAGGAGAAGTAAAAATGGAACTAAGCAAAATTGCTACTATAGAAGACTGGCCCAAACCAATTCAGTTACTATACTATAGGGGTTCTTGAGGTTGACGGGGTACTATCGAAAATTTATCAAGGATTACGAAAAGATTGTATCACCATTAATTGATATGCTGAAAAAGAATAACTTCTAGTGGTCTTCTAAAGCCGAAAGTGtatttttggaaattaaaaagaTGATGACATATGGATTGGTATTGGTTTTACCTGACTTCACTAAAACCTTTATTATCAAATGTGATGCCTCTAATTCTGGTGTGGGTGTAGTGCTTActcaagaaaaaaaaccaataacCTTCTTTAGCCAAGCTCTAAAAGGGAGGAATGCAACTTTATCCACCTATGATAAAGAAATGTTGGCACTAGTGCTTGCAGTACAGAAATGGCGACCCTACCTTCCAAGAAAGACATTTGTGGTTCATACCGACCACAAAAGTCTCAAATATTTGTGGAGCTAGAGAATCACCACCCTAGCTCAACAAAGGTGGCTTAGTAAACTCATGGGATACGACTTTTCCATTGAATACAAGCAAGGGAAAAAGAACTCGACAGTAGATGCTCTCTCCAGAAGGGAAGAACCAATACAAATGATGGCAATATCAGTGTTAGTCCCTATTTGGCTAGAAACCATTCAAGAAGAAAACAAAGCCATGTAGAGATGCAAAGATTGCATAAGTTATTCCAAGAAGGGGAATTGCTCAGACCATGGGCATGTAaggatgaaatatttttttacaaagaaCGGATTTACTTGCTACCCTCTTCTCCATTAACAACGGATGTCATTTAAGGTTTCCATTTCGTCACTCATGAAGGGCTACATAAAACTCTCCAATGCATAGATCCCAATTCTACTGGCAAGGAATGAAGAAACAGGTATTGGAAACCATCAAAGCATATGATATCTGTCAAAGGAATAAGAGAGAACAAGACGCACCATCCGAGCTTTTCCAACCATTGCCAACACCCACTATTGTATGGATTAAGGTttccatggatttcatcatCGGCTTTCCAAATTCCAGAGGTAAAACAATAATTATGGTAGTGGTGGATCACTTGTCTAAGATGGCACACTTCATTGCAATGGCAACACCAGTCACTGCAAATAATGATACCCAAGCATATTATGAGAATTTCCTCAAATTATACGGCATACCATAATCTATTATAAGTGATTGGGACCTCTTATTCACTAGTTCATTCTGGAAAGAATTGTTCTGGCTACAAAGGACAGAGTTTTGTTTCTCTTCATCATATCACCCGCAGACGAACGGACAAACGGAGGTAACAAACCGAACCCTTGAAATGTACTTCCACTGTTTTACAAGAAACCACCCACAATAATGGACCAGATGGCTACCCTGGGTAGAGTTTTGCTACAATACTAGTTGACACTCCTCCACTAGGTTTACACTGTTTGAGGTGGTTTATGGTCAACCCTTACCAGCCTTGACTTTCTATGAActcaaaatgacaaaaaacGCTAATGTGGACTAAGAGCTACGACAGAAGGATTAAGTCTTACACCAATTACACTAGCAACTTACTAAAACCAAAGAAATAATGAaggcaacatatgatcaaagaaGGAAGGAACGTCACTTTGAAGAGATTGGGTCTACCTTAAACTACAACCGTACCGACAAAATTCATTGACTGGGGATCGACGACATAAATTATCCGTAAGATACTATGGCCCTTATAAGATCATTGAGCGTATCGGGCCAGTGGCCTACAAATTACTCTTACCTAAAAAAAGTAAAGTTCACCTGGTTGTGCATATTTCGTTAATCAAAAAGCAGCTCAAGAATCATGTCGTGGTGGAGGAGTCCTTGCCAGAGATCAACAACGACACAAACATGGATCAAGTTCCTTAATGGCCTTGTGGACAAGGCTCTTTTCAATGAAGGTGGAATGTTACGTGGCCAAGAATTTAGCACCTTTATTTTGTAGTTTTGACCTTTTCAAATTCTGTTATGTTATTGCTTTTTGTTGCGGCCATGATCTATGGCTATTTTCAGCATTTTTCCTATTTCGTAAGAGACGTGCACTAGAAGTGCAACGAGTGGTagttatttagttattttcagTTTTCccaaaaattgtataaaaaggagagattaatgaaaaacaagACACTGATCTTTCCATCAAAATATACTCTCCAATTGTTGAACTGTAACCTCCTTGAAAGCTTCTTCATGTCAGGAACCATTCCACGATGTGGTAGAGGCCGAGTGAGAGCTCTCTTGAACTACACACCTAACAGTTTACCTTAGACAAGTTCAAGCTCTTTAGAAGTTTGCTCAAAGTTGAATAGATGAGAGGCATTGAAGGTTTTTTCGCTGTTGTCAAGTGTCAAGATAGAGAATTGCGGTGACATGGCATATTATTAAGCAATTTGACccggccaaacgactatttcccacccaaggtttagcattttctcaaaagtcctccctttaactatggaaacaccaaacacctagccatggccggttagatttaaccaaaccctaacggctgaaaattttatctccttttgcccccctaaactttaaaaactgaaattttccccccgcttaagttttaaaaaatggtagtttcaccctagggtttggttttgaaatctccggtgacctctccggctccgttgccgacagccgctccctcccgaagcaacctctccttccggcgatctcttttctcccatttggaggtccgatcggcgcccagagacgtcgtgggagacgaagacttcgtcgggaagacgaagttcttcgtcttcccagacgaagccgacgccgtcgtcctcgtctgggaagacggtcgtcttcccagaggtcttcttctgggaagacgatcgtcttcccagacgaagatgacggcgtcggcttcgtctgggaagacgaagaacttcgtcttcccgacgaagtcttcgtctcccacggcgtctctgggcaccgatcggacctccaaatgggagaaaagagatcgccggaaggagaggttgcttcgggagggagcggccgtcggcaacggagccggagaggtcaccggagatttcaaaaccaaaccctagggtgaaactgtgattttttaaaacttagggtgggggaaaattttagtttttaaagtttagggaggcaaaattagattcaattttagtttatttttaatattatagctaaaatgacgattttacccctaccaccgttagggtttggttaaatctaaccggccatgggtgggtgtttggtgtttccatagttaaaggggggacttttgagaaaacgctaaaccttgggtgggaaatagtcgtttggccatttgACCCTTTAATACAGTTAaggaaaggccaaaagactatttcccacccaagtttaggtgctATTTCAAAGTCACATTCatggagtttgaaaaatccGAAGTCCCACTCATGATGTAATTTTCATTAAAGTTTTCTATTAgaaataggggtaaaatcgttattttactaataatattataagattttttatattttctcccctaacttttaaaaactaacaacttcacccctacctaaagttttctaactttgaaaaatcataatttctccctaaattttttcttcacctttttGGCCACCATCTTCGATATCGATGACCTCCTCTCTTCACCTTAAATGGTTGGTCGACGcatgtaaataaatttgaaatggaTCTCTTCGTCAGAGATGAAGAGATTTGATGAGATCTAGGAGACATTTTAGATCTCTACATCAACAAAGAGATATGGAATCTCTTCGTtgtcgatgaagagatctaggtTTTAGATCTTTTTATCCCAGATCTTTTCATCAATGAAGAGATTTGGAATCTCTTGGCCACTAAAGAGATCTAGATCTCTTCGACCAAAAAGAGGCTTTGTCGTCGTCTTTTAGATCGCTAGAAAAAGCAAtcgaaagagaagaagaagaaaattctaaggtttttttggggggggggggggggaatgtgattttttaaagttaaaaaactttaggagggtgaaatgttagtttttcaaacttaagagagaaaaaatgtaatacattttatatttttttaatattattaataaaataatgattttacccctatttctaacagaaaattttaactccAATTGGTCAATGAGTGgaatttcaagttttttaaaCCTCGTTGGTGTGATTTCAAGATCGCACctaaacttgagtgggaaatagtcctttggccttaaggAAATGAAGTGGCATGGCTATGGTCATTTCCCCTCTTTCTAGTTCAGTCAAGTATGAACGTGTACACCCTAAGAATTCTAGTCAAGCAGAAAAAAGATGCAACCTTGAGGATTCTAGTCGAGTAGAAACAGGTGCGAACCCTGTTTATGTGTCAGTTGCTTATCGTCATGATATGCTTATTAAAGTTGTAATTAAAtatggggatattaattaaaatcggcaAAAATTTTTCCGTTTAAACcttttaggcaaacgtacaacggttttacctttataagcaaatttacttttaattccaaaaacacCCTCCTGGCTTATTACGTTACCTTCAACAACTTCCGTATGTAGGGTATAAAGGGTTGTATAGGATGAGTAAGTGCGTACAAGGTGCATACAGGATGTGTGAGtgcgtaaaaaatataaatatatatatatatgtaaatatatattgtattattatattttttaaatattatattttatatatatatatataaaatagggTGTATACGCACCCAcacatcctttttttttttatagatatataaatatttatatatatatatatatatatatatatatatatatttcttatgcACCCTGCATGCATCCACGTACCCTACACGCATCCACACACCTTGTATGCACCCTCCACGCACCCTGTACACACCCACATACCTTGTACGCATCTATGTACCCTGTATGCACTCAAGCACCTTGTACGCATCCTACGCTTACAGCATCAGTTAGCACTTATCATTCTTCTCatctatgttatttttttcattaccatctgtatttgaaatctaaacaaaaatttatcaatttttaagtatgttttctatCCTTAAAACgtgaattagtgatagttcgaataaaaaattatcaaatctgttaagaaaattttaggcgGTCGAGTATGATGTAAATCGCTGGGAGTGACGCAATAAGCTGAGAGaagatatttttagaattaagtaaatttgtctataaaagtaaaattgttgtatgtttgcctaaaaaggtttacacgaaattttttttaccaattttaattaatatccctgtGTCATTTGCACAAACTAATAGGAGGGAAAAATTAACAAAGAGGGTTCAAGTGTGTGAGCCTTGATTAAGCGAAATTCTTTCCAAAACTCTATAATACTTTCTCTTGCATACTGAATTTATTTTGTTGCCTCTCAAAGTGGATGTGAGTAACAAATCAAATAGTCAAATCTCTATAAATTTCTTACgtcaatttcttttattagttttaattctATTTGCTACTCTTTCATATCTTCATATATAGGAATTATTTTGAACTAGTAAGAAACTACAACACCACCCaagtttcaaatcaaacaccTTGGCAATTGTTGGGACCAAAATTGAACTTCAACAATGGTAATCTAGCGTAAACTAGAGATAATTTGGCCAAAATAGGCACCAAAGACGAGATCTATAGTTTCATGacacaataaaaattaaattcggtctcttgatgaaaataaaatgttaatcaGTATCATTAAAAGTCAAACTTAATCTTTTAATGCGGTTATTATTTAAcaagaaaggagagagaagaTGGAGGAAATTCGAAACAAACAGTAGGAAAGAAGGGAAAAGTTTTCTCAGGTTTTATAGAAAATGTCAAAACTACCCTTACTAAGAAGTGAAAATATCAAGCTTACCCACCTTATTAACTTCAACGTGAAAACTGTGTGAAATAGAGGTTAGCTATGTGATAAAGTAACCTACAGGGGTTTATGAAATAACCCCTCTTAATTAGAAGGATTATCCAACtagcaaaattaatttgaacGAGCCTGTCAAAGCAATGATTGTGactgcaaaaataaaaataaaaattataattttgtattttacaCAGACCAAAGCTATACGCCCATCTAGTCTACAAGCGTATGTcacaacatttaatttttatacaatttttcttcacataaatacatatacattCAGAGAAACAACattgaacccaaaaaaaaaaaaaaaattaagatcaaaGCATGAATCAATCCAAATATCAGATTTTCTTTATGGATAGAGAAAAACCTTTGAAAACTATAGCTAGTATTGCCAAGACCAGAGGCTAAGAGATAATTGGTCAGATGAATCTGCAGGTTGGTGAAGTTGACCATCAATGAAACTTTGATCATATGAAGCTTTTGAGTGCTCTGCTTGTTTCCCATCAATCACTTCCTGtaacatattttgttttaaataaagttCATACATGTTGTCTAGCTGCAAGAGTTGAGATTGCAGCTGTTCTTCACCAACAAAACCATACTGATCATGAATCTCCATAGAATCAGTGGCTGCAAAATGAGCTTTTTGTAATTGGTGATGCTGTTCATCAGTTACAAAATCCTTGGGTATGCCCATTATTGAACTGCTTGCTTCAAAATTACTTGATTTGTAGCATTTTCTGTTGttctttatctccttttgcaCACTTGGTTTCCCCTTATATTTTATCTTGCAAAGTCTCCAATCCTGGAAAACGTTAAAAACAGAAGTATTGGTATCAATAATAAAGAGGgcatattaatcaaaatcatGGATAACCTTAATAAACCTATTTTCTAGGCAAATTTTAATACACTTGAAATGAGAAATATTTCTAatgaaagaaataacaaaataacacGCCTAATTTAAACAGAAAATCAAGTAAATAGTAAAAGCTCATTAATAAGCGAAGAACCATACATCAAAGGTTTTTATCCTCTCCACATTAAAAGCCGTGTTACCCATAGTTGCTTTAACCGTACCAcataagataaaaatgttaaaaatgtgatatgaaataaaattaatattgtatgttttctctctaattaatactaagaaaaagaacaaaactgTTTGTTATACCAAGATCATAGTTCCAAATAGGTATGTGGAGGAGAGTGATATTaccttataatattattaatagaaCTATATATACTAAGTATTGAGTACTcacataatatgtcattatatgattaaataattttaaattaattataaaataatatctaatcatataataatacattatctaagTACTTAATTGAATACTCGAAATagaatgtatataaaattactcaataTTGATGCGGtattattgatatttactaAGTGATACTGTACAATATTTCATTATGTATTCCACATTTCCATCAAATAAGATTGTACATATatactaattttcaaaattatttttatgaaggtttttaggaacataaattaaatgataaaaatatataacataatgtTTATAGAAAACACACACGTATATATAAGCCATCATCATagctaagatttttttttcatccaatTACAATAGTCTGCAAATTCATATAAACAATGCTATACGTGCTTATTTCTTCATCTgaaaatcacataaatataatgaaaaaatgagGCGTAAAAGAATGCAAACCGTTGTGTTGGAATCAAGGCTATATTCATGCATAATCCAATTAGTCTTCAAAGCTTTGTTTCGCTTTCTGTCATCATCAGCATATCTGTGAAATGTTAAAGGCCTCTTGTAACCCACCACACctttattctcataaattgttTTAACATGGCCGGTAGCTCTCCACCATCCTCGACCTGAAACTTCTCGCGAATCATTTTCCCTTATGCAATAGCAATATCTTTCGTTGTTAAGCACCGCCACCGTATGGTCCCCTATCAACATCAAATCAAAAGATTAGCCCAGAAATAATGTAACATACGAAAGCAATACAtacaaatttcaacaaaattaccATCTTAAATAAGCTAGGTGTGCAGATAAACAACTTACTTGAATCATAAAATGACTCAacaaaaagtaaagaaaagaaaCTATTTGTTGGGAAAGTGAGTTTTCGAACCCTTAAGTTTTTTGGAGGATAATAGAGCGCAGGATGTGGAGGATAGAGTTGAATTAACCCCccaagcaaaaaaaaaaaaccctaaaccctaattatgaggataaatatataaactatgcCACATAATTAGaaggataattaattaagacAGTAAAATAAGAAAGCTTAACAGACATTGAAGATCTTCAGGATCAAACTCATAaacatttctttcaaaaatgaaattgccATGGAGAGGCATTTCCTGTCCATAAACTTTCCTTTGAAGAATTTGGATGAGCTCTTCATCAGTGGGATTGAACCTGAACCCTGTTGGCAACATGGTGAGGATTAAGTGAATTTCCAAAAATGCTCTGGAGTTGTGTTTTTTTAAGGAGATCTAGAAGAGGGAGGATCTAGGACCctttgtatttttctttatcGATGAAGAGTCaagaaaataatgttaattATGTCTCTTGTTACTTTTGATTATATGGAAGATTTGTGGCTTCTTTTGCATCCAGAAGATAATAATTTGATGATGGCAAAACCATGTAGTATTCATTAATCCAAGCATTTAAAAGGTGCCAATAGTTAAGTATGtttatcttgaattttttatatcttgGCCCAATTAATTCACAATCAAATCATATCTCTTTATAGTGTTagagataattaattaagataattaaaGACTTAAAGTTGGAGAAACCAGTATTAAGGAActtataattctaatttttgaatgtgttaattaatatttattaataattcaatttgtcACAATGATAATTAAGGTTGAAGGTCACAGAACCCCCATTTCGGTCCCTATATTTACCCTGATTAAAGCAAAACAACCCCACAAcacaccacccccccccccccccccccccccatcttttctcttattctttgtTGGTGGGTCAATACAGTAGCCTTG includes the following:
- the LOC123207741 gene encoding NAC domain-containing protein 83-like; its protein translation is MLPTGFRFNPTDEELIQILQRKVYGQEMPLHGNFIFERNVYEFDPEDLQWDHTVAVLNNERYCYCIRENDSREVSGRGWWRATGHVKTIYENKGVVGYKRPLTFHRYADDDRKRNKALKTNWIMHEYSLDSNTTDWRLCKIKYKGKPSVQKEIKNNRKCYKSSNFEASSSIMGIPKDFVTDEQHHQLQKAHFAATDSMEIHDQYGFVGEEQLQSQLLQLDNMYELYLKQNMLQEVIDGKQAEHSKASYDQSFIDGQLHQPADSSDQLSLSLWSWQY